One genomic window of Macaca mulatta isolate MMU2019108-1 chromosome 8, T2T-MMU8v2.0, whole genome shotgun sequence includes the following:
- the SLC25A37 gene encoding mitoferrin-1 isoform X2 yields the protein MQSLSPDPKARYTSIYGALQKIMRTEGFWRPLRGVNVMVMGAGPAHAMYFACYENMKRTLNDVFHHQGNSHLANGIAGSMATLLHDAVMNPAEVVKQRLQMYNSQHRSALSCIRTVWRTEGLGAFYRSYTTQLTMNIPFQSIHFITYEFLQEQVNPHRTYNPQSHIISGGLAGALAAAATTPLDVCKTLLNTQENVALSLANISGRLSGMANAFRTVYQLNGLAGYFKGIQARVVYQMPSTAISWSVYEFFKYFLTKRQLENRAPY from the exons ATGCAGAGTTTGAGTCCAGATCCCAAAGCCCGGTACACAAGTATCTACGGAGCCCTCCAGAAAATCATGCGGACTGAAGGCTTCTGGAGGCCCTTGCGGGGCGTCAACGTCATGGTCATGGGTGCAGGGCCGGCCCACGCCATGTATTTTGCCTGCtatgaaaacatgaaaaggaCTTTAAATGACGTTTTCCACCACCAAGGAAACAGCCACCTAGCCAACG GGATAGCTGGGAGTATGGCCACCCTGCTCCACGATGCGGTAATGAATCCAGCAGAAG TGGTGAAGCAGCGCTTGCAGATGTACAACTCGCAGCACCGGTCAGCTCTCAGCTGCATCCGGACGGTGTGGAGGACCGAGGGGTTGGGGGCCTTCTACCGGAGCTACACCACGCAGCTGACCATGAACATCCCCTTCCAGTCCATCCACTTCATCACCTACGAGTTCCTGCAGGAGCAGGTCAACCCCCACCGGACCTACAACCCGCAGTCCCACATCATCTCAGGCGGGCTGGCCGGGGCCCTCGCCGCGGCCGCCACGACCCCCCTGGATGTCTGTAAGACCCTTCTCAACACTCAGGAGAACGTGGCCCTCTCGCTGGCCAACATCAGCGGCCGGCTGTCGGGCATGGCCAATGCCTTCCGGACGGTGTACCAGCTCAACGGCCTGGCCGGCTACTTCAAAGGCATCCAGGCGCGTGTGGTCTACCAGATGCCCTCCACCGCCATTTCTTGGTCTGTCTATGAGTTCTTCAAGTACTTCCTCACCAAGCGCCAGCTGGAAAATCGAGCTCCATACTAA
- the SLC25A37 gene encoding mitoferrin-1 isoform X3, giving the protein MADKGLATQKAFPTLSFRGFANFTPILFCLSESRLSARIAGSMATLLHDAVMNPAEVVKQRLQMYNSQHRSALSCIRTVWRTEGLGAFYRSYTTQLTMNIPFQSIHFITYEFLQEQVNPHRTYNPQSHIISGGLAGALAAAATTPLDVCKTLLNTQENVALSLANISGRLSGMANAFRTVYQLNGLAGYFKGIQARVVYQMPSTAISWSVYEFFKYFLTKRQLENRAPY; this is encoded by the exons ATGGCTGACAAAGGACTCGCAACGCAGAAGGCCTTTCCCACCTTAAGCTTCCGGGGATTTGCGAATTTTACCCCCATTCTCTTCTGTTTGTCTGAGTCTCGTCTCTCTGCAA GGATAGCTGGGAGTATGGCCACCCTGCTCCACGATGCGGTAATGAATCCAGCAGAAG TGGTGAAGCAGCGCTTGCAGATGTACAACTCGCAGCACCGGTCAGCTCTCAGCTGCATCCGGACGGTGTGGAGGACCGAGGGGTTGGGGGCCTTCTACCGGAGCTACACCACGCAGCTGACCATGAACATCCCCTTCCAGTCCATCCACTTCATCACCTACGAGTTCCTGCAGGAGCAGGTCAACCCCCACCGGACCTACAACCCGCAGTCCCACATCATCTCAGGCGGGCTGGCCGGGGCCCTCGCCGCGGCCGCCACGACCCCCCTGGATGTCTGTAAGACCCTTCTCAACACTCAGGAGAACGTGGCCCTCTCGCTGGCCAACATCAGCGGCCGGCTGTCGGGCATGGCCAATGCCTTCCGGACGGTGTACCAGCTCAACGGCCTGGCCGGCTACTTCAAAGGCATCCAGGCGCGTGTGGTCTACCAGATGCCCTCCACCGCCATTTCTTGGTCTGTCTATGAGTTCTTCAAGTACTTCCTCACCAAGCGCCAGCTGGAAAATCGAGCTCCATACTAA
- the SLC25A37 gene encoding mitoferrin-1 isoform X4, producing the protein MATLLHDAVMNPAEVVKQRLQMYNSQHRSALSCIRTVWRTEGLGAFYRSYTTQLTMNIPFQSIHFITYEFLQEQVNPHRTYNPQSHIISGGLAGALAAAATTPLDVCKTLLNTQENVALSLANISGRLSGMANAFRTVYQLNGLAGYFKGIQARVVYQMPSTAISWSVYEFFKYFLTKRQLENRAPY; encoded by the exons ATGGCCACCCTGCTCCACGATGCGGTAATGAATCCAGCAGAAG TGGTGAAGCAGCGCTTGCAGATGTACAACTCGCAGCACCGGTCAGCTCTCAGCTGCATCCGGACGGTGTGGAGGACCGAGGGGTTGGGGGCCTTCTACCGGAGCTACACCACGCAGCTGACCATGAACATCCCCTTCCAGTCCATCCACTTCATCACCTACGAGTTCCTGCAGGAGCAGGTCAACCCCCACCGGACCTACAACCCGCAGTCCCACATCATCTCAGGCGGGCTGGCCGGGGCCCTCGCCGCGGCCGCCACGACCCCCCTGGATGTCTGTAAGACCCTTCTCAACACTCAGGAGAACGTGGCCCTCTCGCTGGCCAACATCAGCGGCCGGCTGTCGGGCATGGCCAATGCCTTCCGGACGGTGTACCAGCTCAACGGCCTGGCCGGCTACTTCAAAGGCATCCAGGCGCGTGTGGTCTACCAGATGCCCTCCACCGCCATTTCTTGGTCTGTCTATGAGTTCTTCAAGTACTTCCTCACCAAGCGCCAGCTGGAAAATCGAGCTCCATACTAA